The genomic region TCTTTATGAGTTCCTTTACCATGGCGATATGGGCTTCTTCAAAATCGACATTGGGATTGGAGCAGCCGATAACGCCGGCAGCGCCCCGAAGCCTGCCGCTGATAATGGCATCGTTGAGCGGCCGATAGGTCGAACGGTAGGTGCCACCCAGAAATCGATAGACCGATTCAGCAGTAAATCCCGCAACAATTTTCTCATTTTCATCAGGAACAGCAATTTTCTCCGACTTCCGATTCGGGTAATTCTCAATAGCCGCATCCAAAATCTTCATTGCCGTTTCAACAGCCTTGTCTTCATGAAACTCGAGATGCTCAACACCAGGCATTTTTGCTTTTGGCGAGGTTGTGATAAGCTTGGTGTGGTAACAACCGGTCACCTCCGACAATCCGGGCATCAGGCATTGAACATCAACAACCATAAGGTCAACCGCGCCGGTGACAACAGCGAGTTCCTGCTGAAGAAAACTTCCGGCAACAGGAATACCATGCCGCATAAGTATTTCATTTGCCGTACAGCATATACCTGCAACCGTAATGCCTTCGGCACCTTTTGCCTTTGCTTTTTCGACAAGCTCTTTTTTCTGTGAGACGATTGCGATGATATCGGAGAGGGTGGGTTCATGGCCGTGGACCAGCAGATTGACATGGGAGGGCTTGAGCACTCCCAGATTGGCCGCGGAACGGAGAGGGTTGGGCGATCCGAAAAGGGCATCTGAAATTTCAGATGCGATCATGGAACCTCCCCAGCCGTCGGCAAGAGCCGTTCTCATTCCGTGCTTGATCACATTTTTATACTCGGCATCCACTCCCATGGTTGTCCGGTGCATCACCTCGACAATTTCCCGGTCGATTGACCGCGGGGTGATATTCTGTTCTTTCCAGACCTTTTTCCGTGCCTCGGGAGCAATCGAAGCAATTGTTACTTCACCTACCTGTTTCCCGAAATCGTTAAGCGCTTGTAGAGCTACTTCTTTTGCGATAGCTTTGATATCCTTTGAATCGGTCTCGATTCCGTATATCCCGGCCAGCGCCTTGAGCTTGTTTTCATCCTTGATCGTGTAATCTTTCCCCTGATCTTCAGCAACCATGAGCAGTGTATGCGCAGTATTTCTTCCATGATCAGAATGGGCGGCCGCACCGCCGGCAATCATGCGGATAAGATTTCGCGCCGCTATGGTATCGACATTCGCGCCGCAGACGCCAACCGGATTCTTCTTGCTGATCCGACAGGGCCCCATACTGCAGATCCGGCAACAAACGCCCTCCTTACCAAATTTACATTGCGGCTGCATGGATTCATACCGGTCCCAGACTGTTGTCACCTTGTCGTTCTCAGCCTTAATTATCAGTTTCTGCGATGCTTTATCGGCGTGTTTTAACTCAGTTGCCATGCATAAGCTCCCTCTGTATTTTCTTCTTTAAAGTAGATATTTGCTCACGAATTTCAGGAGGAATCTCCTCTTTATTGTAATCGCTCAACGAATCTGAAAAAGGGATCTCACACCATGGAGTCTCCCCTGTAACGCTTTGTATCCGCTGTCGGTCCTGCTCATTGCTGACCTTGTTTGCAATTATCGCTGTTTTTTTGATATTTAAATCCTCAGCAAGTTTCCGTATGCGGATCCAGGTTTTCAGACTTGCAGATGTCGGCTCCACAACTGCACACAAAAGATCCACAAACTGAGAAGTGCCCCGTCCTAAATGCTCAATACCCGCTTCCATATCCATAATAACGATTTCATCCCGCTGAAAAAGTACATGGCCTAAAAGCTGTTTAACCATGACATTCTGCGGACACGCGCATCCGCTGCCGCCCCTGCGGACTGTCCCCATCACCAGAAGCTTGATATTATCTATGGAAATCGAAAATTTATCGGGGATATCATCAACACGGGGATTCATGGTAAAATAGACCGTAGCCTGATCGGGTTCCGCACCAACCCGCTCTTTTATCAGATCTCTCATCTCTACAAGGGGCGTTATTTCAAGCTCCGGAGGAAAACCCAATGCTTCAGCCAGATTGGCATCAGGATCGGCATCGATAGCGATAACTTTCAGATTATCATCGGCAAAAGATTTAGCAAGCAAAGCGGACAGTGTAGTCTTCCCTACTCCCCCTTTGCCTGACACTGCTATTTTCAAAAAAGAATTACCTCACATATTAAGCTGTTAGTAGTATAGTATTATAATTTATATATCGAATAAAAATTGGGTATAGTGAAATATGAGTGAAATTAATAATACATGATGTCGAACTATTTCTCAACTAACCAGCCCCGAACTTACCCAAAAAGACCAGACTGGAAATATCCCGGCGCTTGTTTGATCAGCCTTCAGATTCGAGAAATGAATCATAGGCAGATGAATCCATCAAGTCATCGAGCCCGGCGGTATCGACATTTTTCAATTTCACTATCCAGCCCTGGTCGTAGGGGCTGGTGTTGACCAATTCGGGTTGATTGCCTAAAGCATCATTGACCTCGGCAACTTCACCGGACACCGGGGCATAAAGGTCACTTGCGGCTTTTACCGACTCAATGACACCGAATTCTTTGCCCTTCGACAGCTGTGTACCGGATTGGGGCATTTCAACAAAGGTAATATCTCCCAAAGAATCCTGAGCATGATCGGTGATCCCAATAACAGCAGTATCTCCATCGATTTTCACCCATTCGTGGGATTTTGCATATTTTCGATCGTCTGGTGATGACATAAATGAGTTCCTTTCTTTCGGTCCCGTAGAGATTAATGTCTTCTCTTTTTCCGCCACAAACAATCCCTGTGAGACTTAAAGTAACATTAAAAAGTAATAACTTTTCTTTTCCCAACGTATTCTTTCGGCAGCCGCAAAAACCTTCGGAAAAGGCATTTTATATGGCTGAATATAAAAATTTATCCCAGCATAAAGGGAAACCAAAAATACTATACATACCCTTCTTCATCAAGTTAGCGCCCGGACGCAAAAATTCTTTTTCAATAAGACACAATAATTATCCTTTTATCCGATCGATTAAATGAGTTATATTTTCCTATCAATTATCACATATCCCAGAATGAGAGGATTGTACTATGAATCGTCTGGTATCACTATTTCTGCTCTTGCTCATTTCCCTTACCGCTTATGCGCAGGAAGCCACCGAAACAGAGAGCGCCCCAAAACCTGTGAAGGCCGTTGAAAAAGCTGTGTCCGATGATGAGAAGGGTGTCGCACAACAGGAAAAAACTGCCGACAAAATCACCGAAAAGGCAGATCTGGAATCAGATGATCAAAAGGAAGGGGAACAAACTCAATCCGAGCCTCCAAAAGAAGAAGTAGGAGAAAGTACCGAAGAAAAAACCGGGACACCAAAGGAAACCGAAGCGGCAAAGGAAACTGAATCTGAGGCGGAAACCGCACAAAAGGGGCAGGATACAAACGCTATGGAAACACCGTCTGAGGAAAATTCGGAGAAAAGCGCCGCCGATGATACGGCACAGGTGAAAACCGGAAGTACTCAGCAGAAGGACTCGATTGAAACAACCGAAGCAAAGCAGGAAACGGCTAAGGGAGCCCTGAAAATAACCACCGATCCGGATGATGCTCTTCTTCTGGTTGACGGTGAAAGTGTAGGAAAAACGCCGATAACGGTCGAAAATTTAGCACCGGGAAAACATACGCTCGAGATCAGAAAAGCGGGGCATTATCTGAAAAAAGCCACCGTAACAGTGGCGGCGAACAGCGTTCAGGAATTGCCGTTTACTCTTCTTAAACCTGCCACGCTCGTTGTGTTAAGTGAGCCTTCGGAAGCAGCGGTGACAATCAACAATAAGGCGATCGGCATAACCCCCCTAACAAAAGGGAAGCTGAAACCCGGTGAGTATGTTGTTAAAATCCGGAAAACAGGGTTTGCTCAACAGACAAAGAAGATCTCCCTGTCGAGCGGTGAAGTCGACACACTCGATTTTAGCTTAAAAGCCCTGGAAAAGAAAACAGCGGCAGCACCCGAAGAAAAAAAACCATCTGGAGAAAGTGAGAAATCAAAAATCGCCCGCATAATTGTGCTCAGTGCCTTTGCTTTATTTGGGGTGGGCATTTTTATCGCCGAACTGGCGGGGCGATAGAGAGAAAAAGTCGGAAGTAAAGAAACCAGAAGTCAGCAGTAAACATTTTTCATGCTGCAGTAGATAAAATTTTACCTGTGTGGCCGGTGCGCTTCGGCTTACTCAGCGCAATGCTTCAGTGACGGAATGGTGGATTGGTAAATACAGTTTCAATGATTCGTAGCGGTATAATTTTCATTTTTCTTTGTGTCCCGGTTCTCTCTCAGATGGTATCGGTACCGGGGGGATCCTTCACTATGGGATCGGATAAGGGGGAAGCCGATGAATCTCCCCGTCACCAGGTAGCGTTATCACCCTTCAAAATCGACAGGTTCGAAGTTACCCATGCGCAATACGATTCTTGTGTTAAGCGTGGTGCATGTACGCCGGCTCATTATGATGACGGCAACTGTTTGATCTGGACCGGCTCGGGATTCAAACGTGTCCGGGTGCCGGCAAAGTACCGCAATCCGGACTACCCGGTTGTCTGTGTTACCTGGCAACAGGCCCGTCAATACTGCAGAGCACATGGTAAGGAACTCCCCTCAGAAGCGCAGTGGGAGTACGCAGCCCTCGCCCGCTCCGGCAATAAGTATTCGTGGGGTAACAGTGCGCCGTCACAATCCCGATGTGCCTCGCCTTCCCTGCGACGGCCTCAAAAAAACGGCTCCTTTCAACCCAATAAATGGAACATTCATGACATGACCGGAAACGTGTGGGAATGGACAAATGACCGGTATCAAAAGGATTACTATGCCTGGAGTGTCGATAAAGATCCACGAAGCCCCGGCGTAGGACGGTACCGGGTGATCAGAGGCGGCGGATGGTATAGCAGTCCCAACCAGTTGCGGATCAAAAACCGGCATTGGTTTTCACCAACTCACGCTGAAGTGAGTATCGGATTTCGTTGCGCGAAGTGAATTGTCGTATATTAAGACCTATGATCGATATATCAAACAATACCAGCCTCAAAAGATGCATCTATGCACTGCATCTGAAATATGTAGTAATCGCAGCATTTTTAGCCGCTCCATCCGCACATGGTACGGATACTGCACATGAGAATTCAAAAACAGAAAGTACCCAGGTCTTTTCCGCCCGTCTTGCCGATACATCACAAACCTCTGCTCCACCATCCACGGTAAGCTATTCAATCAGCAGAAGCGGCAGAAGAATTCAGCTCGATGGTTTCCTTCTGGAATGGGATGAAGACAGCGCCAAAGAGCTTGGCAAAAAAAAGTTGTTTTACTGGGATGCGCTTCATACACCGGAGGGAGTTACCGGCTATTTCAGAAAAGCACATAAGGATACCTGCCCGGAAAACTGGAGATTCACCTTTGTAGGCACTAAGGCCAGCTATACAGTCTTGCTTTCAGAACAACAGAACGAACATTACGCTGCCTATATCCCGCCGGACACCTCAAAGGAGTTGCCGGTTGTCGAATGGATCATCCCCTGGGATTCTGTGCTTGTGAACAATGCAAACAGTTATACCCTGAAAGTTATGGGCGCCAACGGATGCGGCGATTCGATTTCTCCGGTGATCTTTAAAGGATCATTACTCGATGCAGATAAAATTCTCACTCCGCAGATAAAGACGCAGATCATCATTATTGGAGCCCTGCTTTTACTATTCATCATTCTGCAGATGAAAACTAAATCGACAAAGAAAAAGGGAAAAAGTCCTTTATAAACCGAGCTTGAGCAATTCTAGACAAACTCATCGAAAGGAATAGCTTCATCGATAAGCATAATCGGAATATCTTCCCGTATCGGGTATAGATATTTCTTGTCTTCCCGCAGCAGTCCGGCATCGATTTTTTCTTTCACCGGTTCTCCCCCGCGATTTTTCACTGTCCCTTCATCAATTTTCTTATTAATTTTGTCGATTACATCACCCTCAACAAGATGAACATCTTCCTTTGTCTCGGGACAGCACAAAATGTCGAGTAATTCTTTATCCACCATAGCACAACTCCTTGTAAGAGCGTTAAGTTTAAGAGATGGAGTATTACCCCCCAATTCTTCCCTTAATATACGGTTTTTTAACGGCCGGAGCAAGCCGATCACGAAAAAGGCGGGGGTAAACAGTGCTATCTGACCTCACTGAGCACCAGAGAATCGTTATGAAAGACCAGCCGGTTACCGCTGTAGAGCCAAACATCTACCTGAAGTGTGTCACTTTTCCAGTCTTTTCCCTTTTTCTCAGGGATACCCCAGGATAATTCGACCTGCTTGGTGTTCATTCCGATAAGGAGCTTGTGATTATCGATTGCATCCCAGAACAACGGGTCCCATGTATAGAGTTCCTGCGGGTTGTGCTCGAATATCTCTTCCTTCCACGGCAATCCCTTTCCCCGTTTTTCTTTCACGACATTTGTCCAGCTGTAATGAACCGGAATTATCGCCCGGCTGCTGTCGGGACACTCCACGTGTATCCAGATCGGCTTTGTCGGAAGAGGGGTTCTCCCCCAGGTAACATCAAATACATTCAAAGGATCCAGAACCGATACCTTTCTGCTTTGAAACCGTGATGCAGTCGAATCAAACATTTCCACAGCCCTTCTCCGGGAATAAACCGTTGTATTCATCCACCGGTCGCTTGCCCCTTCGAGATCATCAGCCAGTGCAAGTCCCTCAATTACTCCTCCGGATGTTTTTCCATACAAAGGCAACGATTGTATATCGGAAATACACGTGATTCGATACTCACCGTGAGTATCAGGTTTTACCGAAGAAACGGTCACATAGGCTCCTGCAAAGAGATGATATTTTATTCGTCGGCTCGAAAGCTCCATCACATCATTGACAGGGCCGGTCGCGTCAGCAAGGGCAGGGGTTAAATACAACAGATATCCGAATCTCTGAAACATGGCCGTCTTTTTAAGAAGAACAAAGCGCTTCCCCTCCCACTTATCAACTTCATAGTAAACCGGTTGTTTTTGAACGGCCGGTGAGGTATGCACAATCGAATCGCCCTCCTTCTCCTTTTCAGACTGCTGTGCAATCTGGGAGAGCTGCTCCCCGGAAGGAGGCGGTGTGCATAACAAAAGAAAGCAGAAAAGGATGCAGACAATGGGCATTATTTTTTCTCTGAACATTCTCATACGAAGAGTCACAACTAACAAAATACTCATAATTATTACAATACATATATTGCAGAGAAAAAACCATTGCAATTTGGTATGTAATGCCATACCATATATTTCAAAGCTCATTATGTGTCTCCTGCAAAAACGTTTCTATGGAAAAATATATTTTACAATTAATCGTCCCTTCTTTACAAGGGGAATCTGTTTTTTTTCGGACAGGGCCGGTAATCGATAATTAAACTGCAAAACAGAAACGGGGAGGTCGATGACAGTACAAAATATTACCTCAAAACCAGAGATTCGGACACTCAAAAGTTTTTATGATCTCATGCAACAAACCTGCGAGATCCGGAAACGGTGTGTATCCGCCATTCTCGAAGATACTGCTCCCAACCCGCAGGATATCACGTCCCTGCAAAATGCGCTTCATCTGCTGGAGGAGATTCCTGTCGATGATCAGAACCATGCCGTTGTTGCACTGGATGAGAACCGGAATATTGCGATCGATCTTGCCTATGAAGCAGGTGAGCTTCGCAAGGATATCCGTTATCTTATCAACGGCGAACAGGCATTATATGACTATTTCACCACGCTCCACGATTCCTTTGAAGAACAGGTACGCAAGGGTGTAGAAATATTATCTCCTGTTGATTTACGGAGTTTTGTTTCCGACCGTGACGGGACGGTCAACAATTATTGCGGCCGGTATCTTTCATCCATACAATCGATTTACAATGCCGTGTTTCTTATCCGATTTGCCCGGAAAGTGGTCCGGAAGTCGGTAGTCTTGACCTCGGCGCCACTCAATCACGGTGGCATTATCGACATTGCCACTACCCCGCTGGATACGATTGTTTATGCGGGTTCCAAAGGAAGAGAGTACTGGAGTCTGAGCCAGGAGCGGAAAGCATTTGCCATACCGGCCGAACAGCAGAAAAAGCTGAATGACCTCACCCAGGAGCTTCGCTCATTCGTTTCCACTCCTGTGTACGAAAAATTCTCCTTGATCGGGTCTGGATTCCAGCATAAATTCGGTCAGCTCACGATTGCCCGTCAGGATATTACGCATTCGATTTCCGAAGAAGAATCATCGGAGTTCCTCGATAAAGTAAGAGGTATTGTGGCAGAGCACGATCCTGATAAAAATACATTTCGTATCGAAGATACCGGTCTGGATATCGAAATCACCCTTACTCTCGATGATGCCGCCCATGGTCATATTCTCAAAGAATTCGACAAAGGAGACGGCGTTCTGTTTCTCGACAGTGAGCTTGACCTTGCACTTTACGAGGGACCGAATCTCGTTTGCGGTGATACAAACGGTGATGTGCCCATGGCCCGGGTATGTGCCGAAAAGACAGATAAAACCTGGACAATTTTCGTGACCGATGATGATGCACTCAAGGAAAAAGTTGCCCGCGCATGCAAAAATCATCATTTCGTATCACAACCCGATATGCTCGTTACCATACTTTATGAATTGTCAAAAAAGAACACAAAATAAAGGAGTTGTTGCCCATGAATCGTAAAAGCCGGAAGAAACGCACCAAAGAATGGGACCTTACCTATACCGAATTCAATCCTCAAGAAGAAAAACTCAGAGAAACACTCACCACGGTCGGCAACGGATATTTCGGTACCCGCGGCTGCTTTGAAAGCGAGCGGACGTCGGAAAACCATTATCCCGGCACCTATATTGCAGGAGTATTCAACAAAGTACCTTCGATCGTGCATGGAAAAGAAATCTTCAACGATGACTTTGTTAATTGTCCCAACTGGCTTCCGGTCGAGATAAAAATCGGCAACGGCAAGTTTACCAGTCCTCTTAAAATGAAAATTCTCGATTACGAACAAAATCTGAACCTTCGTCACGGCGTTTTGGAACGGCGAATCACTTTCGAAAACACCAAAGGACAGGTTACCACCATCGAATCGCAGCGTTTCGCAAGCATGAGTAACAAACATATGGCCTGTCTCCGGTTCACGGTAACGCCTGAAAATTACTCCGCTCCCCTTGCCCTGAAATCATCGCTGGACGGAACTGTATTCAATGATGGTGTTGCCCGATATCGTAATCTTAACTCCAAACATTTGTCACTTGTCTCCCGGGCCGAATTCGATAAGGGAATTTATCTTCATGTCAAAACCAACGAGTCTCATATCCGGATAGCGGTCTTTGCAAAAAACATACTCTCGACAAACGGAAAGCCCCTTGCGGAAAAACGGAAAATCGCCAGCGAAGACGGGTTCATTGCCGAACTGATGACCTTTGATGCCACCCGAGGGAAGCAGTATACCCTTGACAAGATTGTGGCCATAACCACATCGCGGGATGAAAATATCGCCAATGAATTTTCCACCGGCCTGGTAGAGATTGAACGAAACCGGTCCTTTGAGGCCATGCTCAGATCTCATAAAAACGCCTGGAAATCTTTGTGGGAAAAAGCAGACATGCAAATTGAAGGCGACCGTTTGTCACAAAAAGTAACCCGGCTTCACATATATCATCTTCTCTGCACCCTCTCTCCTCACAATGCTCATATCGATGCCGGCCTTCCGGCCCGTGGACTGAGCGGTGAAGCCTACAGAGGCCATATCTTCTGGGATAGTATTTATGCACTCCCCTTTTTCTACCAGCGGTTTCCGGAAATTGCTAAATCTGCAATTATGTACCGATACCGCCGCCTGGATGCCGCCCGGACCTATGCCCGGCAAAACGGTTATGAAGGC from Chitinivibrionales bacterium harbors:
- the gcvH gene encoding glycine cleavage system protein GcvH is translated as MSSPDDRKYAKSHEWVKIDGDTAVIGITDHAQDSLGDITFVEMPQSGTQLSKGKEFGVIESVKAASDLYAPVSGEVAEVNDALGNQPELVNTSPYDQGWIVKLKNVDTAGLDDLMDSSAYDSFLESEG
- the cooS gene encoding anaerobic carbon-monoxide dehydrogenase catalytic subunit — encoded protein: MATELKHADKASQKLIIKAENDKVTTVWDRYESMQPQCKFGKEGVCCRICSMGPCRISKKNPVGVCGANVDTIAARNLIRMIAGGAAAHSDHGRNTAHTLLMVAEDQGKDYTIKDENKLKALAGIYGIETDSKDIKAIAKEVALQALNDFGKQVGEVTIASIAPEARKKVWKEQNITPRSIDREIVEVMHRTTMGVDAEYKNVIKHGMRTALADGWGGSMIASEISDALFGSPNPLRSAANLGVLKPSHVNLLVHGHEPTLSDIIAIVSQKKELVEKAKAKGAEGITVAGICCTANEILMRHGIPVAGSFLQQELAVVTGAVDLMVVDVQCLMPGLSEVTGCYHTKLITTSPKAKMPGVEHLEFHEDKAVETAMKILDAAIENYPNRKSEKIAVPDENEKIVAGFTAESVYRFLGGTYRSTYRPLNDAIISGRLRGAAGVIGCSNPNVDFEEAHIAMVKELIKNDTLVVTTGCNAISCAKHGLLRPETAFSMAGKGLQEVCRAVGIPPVLHVGSCVDNSRILRVITNILAEGGLGEDLSDLPVAGAAPEWMSEKAVAIGSYFVASGVFTVIGHPLPVMGSENLAEYLTNGIEMDVGGKWHFELDPVKAAHAMLAHIDTKRKALKLKPMIYEQAFGES
- a CDS encoding PEGA domain-containing protein; translation: MNRLVSLFLLLLISLTAYAQEATETESAPKPVKAVEKAVSDDEKGVAQQEKTADKITEKADLESDDQKEGEQTQSEPPKEEVGESTEEKTGTPKETEAAKETESEAETAQKGQDTNAMETPSEENSEKSAADDTAQVKTGSTQQKDSIETTEAKQETAKGALKITTDPDDALLLVDGESVGKTPITVENLAPGKHTLEIRKAGHYLKKATVTVAANSVQELPFTLLKPATLVVLSEPSEAAVTINNKAIGITPLTKGKLKPGEYVVKIRKTGFAQQTKKISLSSGEVDTLDFSLKALEKKTAAAPEEKKPSGESEKSKIARIIVLSAFALFGVGIFIAELAGR
- a CDS encoding trehalose 6-phosphate synthase, whose protein sequence is MTVQNITSKPEIRTLKSFYDLMQQTCEIRKRCVSAILEDTAPNPQDITSLQNALHLLEEIPVDDQNHAVVALDENRNIAIDLAYEAGELRKDIRYLINGEQALYDYFTTLHDSFEEQVRKGVEILSPVDLRSFVSDRDGTVNNYCGRYLSSIQSIYNAVFLIRFARKVVRKSVVLTSAPLNHGGIIDIATTPLDTIVYAGSKGREYWSLSQERKAFAIPAEQQKKLNDLTQELRSFVSTPVYEKFSLIGSGFQHKFGQLTIARQDITHSISEEESSEFLDKVRGIVAEHDPDKNTFRIEDTGLDIEITLTLDDAAHGHILKEFDKGDGVLFLDSELDLALYEGPNLVCGDTNGDVPMARVCAEKTDKTWTIFVTDDDALKEKVARACKNHHFVSQPDMLVTILYELSKKNTK
- a CDS encoding SUMF1/EgtB/PvdO family nonheme iron enzyme, producing the protein MVNTVSMIRSGIIFIFLCVPVLSQMVSVPGGSFTMGSDKGEADESPRHQVALSPFKIDRFEVTHAQYDSCVKRGACTPAHYDDGNCLIWTGSGFKRVRVPAKYRNPDYPVVCVTWQQARQYCRAHGKELPSEAQWEYAALARSGNKYSWGNSAPSQSRCASPSLRRPQKNGSFQPNKWNIHDMTGNVWEWTNDRYQKDYYAWSVDKDPRSPGVGRYRVIRGGGWYSSPNQLRIKNRHWFSPTHAEVSIGFRCAK
- a CDS encoding AAA family ATPase, which codes for MKIAVSGKGGVGKTTLSALLAKSFADDNLKVIAIDADPDANLAEALGFPPELEITPLVEMRDLIKERVGAEPDQATVYFTMNPRVDDIPDKFSISIDNIKLLVMGTVRRGGSGCACPQNVMVKQLLGHVLFQRDEIVIMDMEAGIEHLGRGTSQFVDLLCAVVEPTSASLKTWIRIRKLAEDLNIKKTAIIANKVSNEQDRQRIQSVTGETPWCEIPFSDSLSDYNKEEIPPEIREQISTLKKKIQRELMHGN
- a CDS encoding beta-phosphoglucomutase codes for the protein MNRKSRKKRTKEWDLTYTEFNPQEEKLRETLTTVGNGYFGTRGCFESERTSENHYPGTYIAGVFNKVPSIVHGKEIFNDDFVNCPNWLPVEIKIGNGKFTSPLKMKILDYEQNLNLRHGVLERRITFENTKGQVTTIESQRFASMSNKHMACLRFTVTPENYSAPLALKSSLDGTVFNDGVARYRNLNSKHLSLVSRAEFDKGIYLHVKTNESHIRIAVFAKNILSTNGKPLAEKRKIASEDGFIAELMTFDATRGKQYTLDKIVAITTSRDENIANEFSTGLVEIERNRSFEAMLRSHKNAWKSLWEKADMQIEGDRLSQKVTRLHIYHLLCTLSPHNAHIDAGLPARGLSGEAYRGHIFWDSIYALPFFYQRFPEIAKSAIMYRYRRLDAARTYARQNGYEGAMFPWQSSNDGTEETQVIHYNPVSGKWDPDLSCRQRHISIAIFYNVWMYYYHTMDEEFLHSYGAEMLLEIARFWASISTWDARSKRYHIYGVMGPDEFHEKYPNASLEKGGINDNAYTNIMTVWVLERALELAKKLPEEIKSDLAEKINFSKEETKKWHDITHRMYVPITDDGIISQFEGYMDLADIDWDHYRNKYGNIHRMDRILKSEGDSPDHYKVAKQADALMTFFVLPLDEVCRLLKQLGYSVGNEKEFLARNYDFHVVRTSHGSTLSKVAHSAVSKYRDTSEETWKWFLESLESDIHDTQGGTTIEGIHCAVMGGTITIVTRVFAGVSFEEGIIDVNPSLPSHWKKLSFKLLIRGCWYSFEITQDTINVTMDATGKTPVATKVNNTTMNVC
- a CDS encoding Trm112 family protein, translated to MVDKELLDILCCPETKEDVHLVEGDVIDKINKKIDEGTVKNRGGEPVKEKIDAGLLREDKKYLYPIREDIPIMLIDEAIPFDEFV